A section of the Pimelobacter simplex genome encodes:
- a CDS encoding nuclear transport factor 2 family protein, whose translation MDLQELIDRAEITDAITRYTLAVDEGDFDRLDTVFTPDAHIDYTESGGVVDTFPVVKAWLAEALPGFSKHRLHTVGQVAFDFAEGRDEAAVTAYFHNPMRISDGQGGERVVEVGGLYRHTFVRTEAGWRSRRLHEQVVWTRGF comes from the coding sequence ATGGACCTACAGGAGCTGATCGACCGCGCCGAGATCACCGACGCGATCACGCGCTACACGCTCGCCGTGGACGAGGGGGACTTCGACCGGCTCGACACCGTCTTCACGCCCGACGCGCACATCGACTACACCGAGAGCGGGGGCGTGGTCGACACCTTCCCGGTGGTCAAGGCGTGGCTGGCCGAGGCGCTGCCGGGCTTCTCGAAGCACCGGCTGCACACGGTCGGGCAGGTCGCCTTCGACTTCGCCGAGGGCCGCGACGAGGCCGCGGTGACGGCGTACTTCCACAACCCGATGCGGATCTCCGACGGCCAGGGCGGCGAGCGCGTCGTCGAGGTGGGCGGGCTCTACCGGCACACGTTCGTGCGGACGGAGGCGGGCTGGCGCTCGCGCCGGCTGCACGAGCAGGTGGTCTGGACGCGCGGTTTCTGA